One genomic segment of Brevibacillus laterosporus LMG 15441 includes these proteins:
- the treP gene encoding PTS system trehalose-specific EIIBC component, with protein sequence MSVSKKSVEEIVEALGGKENIVTASHCVTRLRLALLDEEKVQKEELDNNDLVKGSFSANGQFQVVIGPGLVEKAYAHLLELTSLETASKQELKDATEKKLNPLQRAIKTLADIFIPILPAIVTAGLLMGINNVLTGKGIFFPDQSLIQVYGQWKDLADIINLIANTSFVFLPALIGWSAAKRFGGSELLGMVLGLMLIHPDLLNAWGYGDAVAKGTVPYWNLFGLSVEKIGYQGQVLPVLVSAFCLAKIEQFMNKRVPDAFKLLLVAPVTLLVTGFLSFIVIGPLTFSVGTVITDAFVSIFDNFAAVGGFIYGGFYALLVVTGMHHTFLAVDLQLIASVGGTFLWPILVLSNIAQGSASLATMFLIRDEKGKGLSLTSAISAFLGITEPAMFGVNLRMRYPFIAAMIGSALGAIFITINKVKAASIGVGGLPGFLSIFPQNWLPFFVGMAIALVIPFVLTIIFGKMRSKKAEGQETKSVA encoded by the coding sequence ATGAGTGTTAGCAAAAAGTCCGTGGAGGAGATCGTTGAAGCGCTAGGCGGTAAAGAAAATATTGTAACCGCTTCACATTGTGTAACGCGCTTACGCCTTGCTTTGCTGGATGAGGAGAAGGTCCAGAAGGAAGAGCTAGATAATAATGATCTAGTAAAAGGCTCCTTTTCAGCGAATGGACAGTTTCAGGTTGTAATTGGTCCTGGTCTTGTTGAAAAGGCTTATGCTCATTTATTAGAGCTTACTAGTTTAGAAACGGCTTCCAAGCAGGAGCTAAAGGATGCTACGGAAAAAAAATTAAATCCGCTACAACGAGCAATTAAAACCTTAGCTGATATTTTCATCCCAATTCTACCCGCAATTGTGACCGCTGGTTTGCTAATGGGGATAAATAATGTTTTGACAGGGAAAGGGATATTTTTCCCAGACCAATCACTTATTCAGGTATATGGTCAATGGAAGGACCTAGCAGATATCATTAATCTTATTGCCAATACGTCCTTCGTGTTCTTGCCTGCCTTAATCGGTTGGTCTGCTGCTAAACGCTTTGGCGGCAGTGAGCTTCTTGGGATGGTGCTTGGGCTAATGCTGATCCACCCTGATTTATTAAATGCTTGGGGATATGGAGATGCAGTTGCAAAAGGTACAGTGCCATACTGGAATTTATTTGGCTTAAGTGTTGAAAAAATTGGGTATCAAGGTCAAGTGTTACCTGTTCTGGTTTCAGCGTTTTGTTTAGCGAAGATAGAACAATTCATGAATAAGCGTGTACCAGACGCTTTCAAGCTATTATTAGTAGCTCCAGTAACATTGTTAGTGACAGGTTTCTTATCATTTATCGTGATTGGGCCATTAACCTTCTCAGTCGGAACTGTTATTACGGATGCCTTTGTAAGTATTTTTGATAATTTTGCAGCGGTTGGCGGTTTCATTTATGGTGGTTTCTATGCCTTGCTGGTTGTAACTGGTATGCATCATACCTTCCTAGCAGTAGATTTACAATTGATCGCAAGTGTAGGCGGAACCTTCTTATGGCCGATTTTAGTGCTTTCTAATATTGCTCAGGGCTCTGCTTCATTAGCTACGATGTTTTTGATTCGCGATGAAAAAGGCAAGGGCTTATCACTTACATCAGCGATTTCTGCTTTCTTAGGAATTACAGAACCAGCTATGTTCGGGGTAAATCTACGGATGCGTTATCCATTTATCGCCGCGATGATTGGATCTGCACTCGGTGCTATATTTATTACAATAAATAAGGTGAAAGCCGCTTCGATTGGTGTGGGTGGTTTACCGGGCTTCTTGTCCATCTTCCCACAAAATTGGTTACCGTTCTTTGTCGGAATGGCAATCGCTTTAGTTATACCTTTTGTCCTTACTATTATCTTTGGCAAAATGCGTAGCAAAAAGGCAGAAGGGCAAGAGACAAAGTCTGTAGCATAA
- the treC gene encoding alpha,alpha-phosphotrehalase, with protein MQKTWWKKAVVYQIYPKSFLDTTGNGIGDLAGITRQLDYLQKLGVDVIWLTPIYASPQKDNGYDISDYYTINPEYGTMESFEDLLHEAHQRNIKLIMDIVVNHTSIEHEWFKQARSSKDNPYRDYYIWKDGVDGNPPTNWQSKFGGNAWEWDEQTGQYYLHLYDVTQADLNWENPRLRREIYDMMHFWLKKGVDGFRLDVINVISKDQSFQNDTLQSPMEDGRRFYTDGPRIHEYLKEMNEQVFSHYPQILTVGEMSSTTIDNCIRYTNPDEKELSMVFNFHHLKVDYPSGQKWAAGELDFGKLKSILNEWQVGMQAGEGWNALFWCNHDQPRVVTRFGDDQKYHKESAKMLGTALHFMQGTPYIYQGEEFGMTDPGFSRIEEYRDVETINAYHLLQETGISEQEIMKAIKQKSRDNSRTPMQWMDAPNGGFTAGTPWIHVANNYPSINAQRAQEDQDSIWYHYQKLIQLRKKHDVIAYGDFTMLYPEHPQIYAYVRQYGAESLVVVNNFYAEPTEFVLPKEIAQKAHMEVILTNYPDVPATLDKFTLRPYESLAIVIK; from the coding sequence ATGCAGAAAACATGGTGGAAGAAAGCAGTCGTGTATCAGATTTATCCGAAAAGCTTTCTTGATACAACAGGAAACGGTATCGGAGATTTGGCAGGAATCACTCGCCAATTAGATTATTTACAGAAATTAGGTGTGGATGTAATCTGGTTAACTCCTATTTATGCGTCCCCACAAAAAGATAATGGCTACGATATCAGTGATTACTATACGATCAATCCGGAGTACGGAACTATGGAGTCCTTTGAGGATTTGTTGCATGAGGCTCATCAGCGCAATATAAAGCTGATTATGGATATCGTTGTGAACCATACATCAATTGAGCATGAATGGTTTAAACAAGCAAGGTCTTCCAAAGATAATCCGTATCGCGACTATTACATTTGGAAAGATGGTGTGGATGGCAATCCACCTACGAACTGGCAGTCTAAATTTGGTGGAAACGCTTGGGAATGGGATGAGCAAACCGGGCAATATTACTTGCATTTGTACGATGTGACGCAAGCTGATTTGAACTGGGAGAACCCGAGGTTACGACGCGAAATTTATGATATGATGCATTTTTGGCTGAAAAAAGGCGTGGATGGTTTCCGCTTAGATGTTATTAATGTAATTTCCAAGGATCAGAGCTTCCAAAACGATACGCTACAAAGCCCAATGGAGGATGGACGACGTTTTTATACGGATGGTCCGCGCATCCATGAATATTTAAAAGAAATGAATGAGCAGGTGTTTTCTCATTATCCTCAGATCTTAACTGTAGGAGAGATGTCGTCTACAACGATTGATAATTGTATTCGCTATACCAATCCAGACGAAAAAGAGCTCAGCATGGTCTTTAATTTTCATCATTTGAAGGTCGACTATCCGAGCGGACAAAAGTGGGCTGCAGGTGAGTTGGATTTTGGAAAACTAAAGAGCATTCTCAATGAATGGCAGGTTGGAATGCAAGCAGGTGAAGGCTGGAATGCTTTGTTCTGGTGCAATCACGATCAACCGCGTGTAGTTACTCGCTTTGGAGACGATCAGAAGTATCATAAGGAATCTGCGAAAATGCTGGGTACGGCTCTTCATTTTATGCAAGGTACTCCCTATATTTATCAGGGGGAAGAGTTTGGTATGACTGATCCTGGTTTTTCTCGTATTGAGGAATACCGTGATGTAGAAACGATTAATGCCTACCATTTGCTTCAGGAGACAGGCATCTCTGAGCAGGAGATTATGAAGGCGATCAAACAAAAATCCAGAGATAATTCACGTACACCAATGCAATGGATGGACGCTCCTAACGGCGGATTCACGGCAGGTACTCCTTGGATTCATGTAGCTAATAATTATCCATCTATCAATGCGCAGCGAGCGCAAGAAGATCAGGATTCCATCTGGTATCACTATCAAAAATTGATCCAGTTACGCAAAAAGCATGATGTTATTGCATACGGTGATTTTACAATGCTGTATCCAGAGCATCCTCAGATTTATGCCTATGTACGCCAATATGGTGCTGAGTCGCTAGTTGTAGTTAATAATTTTTACGCGGAGCCAACAGAATTTGTACTGCCGAAGGAAATAGCTCAAAAAGCACATATGGAGGTTATTCTGACCAACTATCCTGATGTGCCGGCAACATTGGACAAATTTACATTGCGTCCATATGAATCGCTTGCTATTGTAATAAAATAA
- a CDS encoding DNA topoisomerase III, which produces MGKKIVLAEKPSVGKDIARVLKCTKQGNGYLEGDKYVVTWAFGHLVTLADPEAYGETYKAWKLEDLPLLPSRLQLTVIRQSSKQYQIVKKLLARQDISEVIIATDAGREGELVARWILEKAHVKKPIKRLWISSVTDKAISDGFRKLRDGKEYENLYASAVARAEADWFVGINATRALTTKHNAQLSCGRVQTPTVAMIAKREEEIQRFVPRPYYGVQAITGNGLKLTWQDQQTKDMKTFTKEKAEKIVESSKNKQAEIIDIKKADKKSFAPALYDLTELQRDANKRFGFSAKETLSIMQGLYETHKVLTYPRTDSRYLTSDIVETLPDRLRAISVKPYTPFAAKLLKQPIRAGKHVVDNSKVSDHHAIIPTEQSVLLNKLSDRERKIYDLVVKRFLAVLYPPFEYEQISIRARIGNEEFLAKGKTITHQGWKEIYDNHFDEEDQGDGLKEQLLPTLVQGEQLSVQTVSFTKGETKPPEPFTEATLLSAMENPVRYMGQVDKQLAKTLGETGGLGTVATRADIIEKLFNSFLIEKRGKHIHITSKGKQLLELVPEGLRSPALTAEWEVKLGAISKGSLAKNSFIQEMKKYAEQIVQQIKFSEQKFRHDNLTRSKCPDCGKLMLEVNGKKGKMLVCQDRECGHRKAVSKVTNARCPQCRKKMEMRGEGEGKIFVCKCGHREKLSTFNDRRSKEKQTNVSKRDVAQYMKNQQRDQESLGNPALMEALKNFKLDQ; this is translated from the coding sequence ATGGGTAAAAAGATTGTTTTAGCAGAGAAACCCTCAGTGGGTAAAGATATTGCCAGAGTCTTGAAATGTACCAAACAGGGAAATGGGTACCTTGAAGGCGACAAATATGTAGTAACCTGGGCATTTGGCCATCTGGTTACGTTGGCTGATCCTGAAGCCTATGGAGAGACATATAAAGCTTGGAAGCTGGAGGATTTACCGCTGTTGCCGTCTCGCCTGCAATTAACTGTCATCAGACAGAGCTCCAAGCAATATCAGATTGTAAAAAAATTATTAGCGCGTCAGGATATTTCAGAAGTGATTATTGCTACTGATGCTGGTCGTGAAGGTGAGCTGGTGGCGCGATGGATTTTAGAAAAGGCACATGTGAAAAAGCCTATTAAACGACTATGGATTTCCTCTGTGACTGATAAAGCAATCAGTGATGGCTTCAGAAAGCTGCGAGATGGCAAGGAATACGAGAATCTCTATGCTTCTGCTGTAGCTCGCGCTGAAGCTGACTGGTTTGTCGGGATCAATGCCACTCGTGCTCTTACAACGAAGCATAATGCCCAGCTCTCCTGCGGACGTGTACAAACTCCTACAGTGGCAATGATTGCCAAACGTGAGGAGGAGATTCAAAGGTTCGTTCCTCGCCCCTATTATGGTGTTCAAGCGATTACAGGTAATGGATTAAAGCTTACGTGGCAGGATCAGCAAACCAAAGATATGAAGACGTTTACCAAGGAGAAGGCTGAGAAAATTGTCGAAAGCAGTAAAAACAAGCAAGCTGAAATTATTGACATCAAGAAGGCTGACAAGAAAAGCTTCGCCCCAGCTTTATATGATCTAACTGAGCTACAACGTGATGCGAATAAGCGTTTTGGTTTTTCGGCAAAGGAAACCCTCTCCATTATGCAAGGGCTATACGAAACACATAAGGTACTCACATACCCGCGGACAGATTCTCGCTATTTGACATCAGATATTGTCGAAACATTACCTGATCGATTGAGAGCGATTTCTGTTAAGCCATACACTCCGTTTGCAGCTAAGCTGTTAAAGCAACCGATTCGAGCTGGTAAACATGTAGTGGATAATAGCAAGGTATCTGATCACCATGCGATTATTCCAACTGAGCAATCTGTGCTGTTAAATAAGCTTAGCGATAGGGAACGTAAAATTTATGACCTGGTGGTTAAACGCTTTCTGGCTGTGCTATATCCGCCTTTTGAATATGAACAAATTAGTATTCGTGCCCGAATTGGCAACGAGGAATTTCTAGCAAAAGGGAAGACGATAACGCATCAGGGCTGGAAGGAAATTTATGATAATCACTTTGATGAAGAGGATCAAGGAGATGGATTAAAAGAACAGCTTTTACCAACGCTTGTACAAGGTGAGCAACTATCTGTACAAACCGTTTCTTTTACAAAAGGGGAAACAAAACCTCCAGAGCCATTTACGGAGGCTACACTCCTTTCAGCTATGGAGAATCCTGTCCGTTATATGGGACAGGTTGATAAGCAGCTAGCCAAAACATTAGGTGAGACAGGTGGATTAGGAACTGTTGCTACTCGCGCCGATATTATTGAAAAATTATTTAATAGCTTCCTCATTGAAAAGCGCGGCAAGCATATTCATATTACTTCTAAAGGAAAGCAATTACTTGAGCTTGTACCAGAAGGACTTCGCTCACCGGCTCTTACTGCTGAATGGGAAGTGAAGCTTGGAGCGATCTCGAAAGGAAGCCTGGCTAAAAACAGCTTCATACAGGAAATGAAGAAGTATGCAGAGCAAATCGTTCAACAGATCAAATTTAGTGAGCAAAAATTTCGTCATGACAATCTGACTCGCTCCAAATGCCCGGATTGTGGAAAGCTGATGCTTGAGGTAAATGGGAAAAAAGGAAAAATGTTAGTTTGTCAGGATCGTGAGTGCGGTCACCGTAAGGCCGTGTCCAAGGTTACAAATGCCAGATGCCCACAATGTCGAAAGAAGATGGAGATGCGTGGGGAAGGAGAAGGAAAGATATTCGTATGCAAATGCGGACATCGTGAAAAACTGTCGACGTTTAACGATAGACGTAGCAAGGAGAAACAGACAAATGTTTCGAAACGAGATGTAGCACAGTATATGAAAAATCAGCAACGAGATCAAGAAAGCTTAGGTAATCCAGCCTTGATGGAGGCATTAAAGAATTTTAAGCTAGATCAGTAG
- a CDS encoding non-ribosomal peptide synthetase — protein MDLSTLNFLGETEKHKLLNQFNDTDANFPQEMTIHGLFEKQVQERPNQTAVIFNEQSMTYKEMNERANQVAHSLRKHGVAPDEIVGILADRNMDMLISILGVLKAGAAYMPIDPTYPTERILYMIHDSQTKIVLAEHREMVPEGCNAELILLHDSSLLNEETSDLEHVNKPEDLAYIIYTSGSTGKPKGVMIEHRNVIRLLFNDRNLFDFTSDDVWTVFHSFCFDFSVWEMYGALLYGGKIVLVSFEIARDPQAFRDLLQEQKVTILNQTPTAFYQLSSEEMQHSDSNLSIRKIIFGGEALTPSQLKAWKQKYPNTALINMYGITETTVHVTYKEFQLHDMDSTVSNIGKPIPTLRTYVLDSKRNLAPIGVKGELYVSGKGVARGYLNKPELTEERFMDNPFVSEERMYRTGDLARWLPEGELEYLGRIDHQVKIRGYRIELGEIEAELLKQKGIKEAVVLVTNDKDAQPQLHAYLTSTEDLAAGDLRNQLTTTLPSYMIPAHFIFVSQMPVTPNGKIDKESLRKIEPSLQESPTEAYVAPQTPTEKQLVHIWEENIGMQPISIDDNYFALGGDSIKAIKLLHAINKEFQISFQIGDLYKHGTIREMGQQIGEQGKQSSNQKLLKLQELDRLKEKILGSEK, from the coding sequence ATGGATTTATCTACATTAAATTTTTTGGGTGAAACAGAAAAGCATAAGTTATTGAATCAATTCAATGATACGGACGCTAATTTTCCTCAGGAGATGACCATTCATGGGCTGTTTGAAAAGCAAGTCCAAGAAAGACCGAATCAAACTGCGGTAATTTTTAATGAACAAAGTATGACGTATAAAGAAATGAATGAACGAGCCAATCAAGTAGCACATAGCTTACGGAAGCATGGAGTTGCTCCAGATGAGATCGTTGGAATTCTAGCAGATCGTAACATGGACATGCTTATTTCCATTCTCGGCGTATTAAAGGCTGGAGCTGCTTATATGCCTATTGATCCTACATACCCTACAGAACGTATTCTTTATATGATCCATGATAGCCAGACCAAAATTGTCTTAGCTGAACATAGAGAGATGGTTCCGGAAGGCTGTAATGCAGAGCTGATCCTCTTGCACGATAGCTCCCTTTTAAACGAAGAGACATCTGATCTAGAGCATGTAAATAAGCCTGAAGATTTGGCCTATATTATCTATACATCAGGTTCTACTGGTAAACCAAAAGGGGTTATGATTGAACATCGAAATGTCATTCGCTTGCTATTTAATGACAGAAACTTATTTGATTTTACTAGTGATGATGTCTGGACCGTTTTCCATTCGTTCTGTTTTGACTTCTCTGTTTGGGAGATGTATGGGGCTTTACTGTATGGAGGAAAAATCGTTCTCGTCTCTTTTGAGATAGCTAGAGATCCTCAGGCCTTCCGAGATTTACTTCAGGAGCAAAAGGTTACGATTTTAAATCAAACCCCTACAGCTTTTTATCAGCTCTCGTCTGAAGAGATGCAGCACTCAGACAGCAATCTATCGATTCGTAAAATCATTTTTGGTGGAGAAGCGTTGACGCCATCACAGTTGAAGGCATGGAAACAAAAATATCCAAATACAGCCTTGATTAATATGTACGGTATTACAGAAACAACTGTTCATGTGACTTATAAGGAGTTTCAATTACATGATATGGACAGCACAGTTAGCAATATCGGAAAGCCTATCCCAACGCTTAGAACCTATGTTTTAGATTCCAAGAGAAACCTAGCTCCAATTGGAGTGAAAGGTGAACTGTATGTGAGCGGCAAGGGAGTAGCCCGCGGTTATTTAAACAAACCTGAATTGACGGAAGAACGGTTTATGGATAACCCGTTTGTCTCTGAAGAAAGAATGTATCGCACAGGAGACCTAGCTAGATGGCTACCTGAAGGAGAGCTAGAATACTTAGGAAGGATTGACCATCAGGTAAAAATCAGAGGCTATCGCATTGAACTCGGAGAAATAGAAGCCGAGCTATTGAAGCAAAAAGGGATTAAAGAAGCAGTAGTTTTAGTTACAAATGATAAAGATGCACAACCACAATTACATGCCTATTTAACATCTACGGAAGATTTGGCAGCAGGAGATCTTCGTAATCAACTTACTACAACATTACCCTCTTATATGATTCCGGCTCATTTCATTTTTGTGTCGCAAATGCCTGTTACGCCAAATGGAAAAATTGATAAAGAATCACTTCGTAAAATAGAACCATCACTTCAAGAAAGCCCTACAGAAGCTTATGTAGCTCCACAAACACCTACAGAAAAGCAATTAGTCCACATATGGGAAGAAAATATTGGAATGCAACCGATCAGCATAGACGATAATTATTTTGCTCTAGGTGGTGATTCCATCAAAGCGATTAAGCTATTGCATGCTATAAATAAAGAGTTTCAGATTAGTTTCCAAATTGGAGATTTGTATAAGCATGGAACCATTAGAGAAATGGGACAGCAAATCGGTGAACAAGGCAAGCAGTCTAGCAATCAAAAACTGTTGAAACTTCAGGAATTGGACCGTTTAAAAGAGAAAATTTTGGGAAGTGAGAAATAG